One part of the Streptomyces nigra genome encodes these proteins:
- the dnaN gene encoding DNA polymerase III subunit beta, with product MKIRVERDVLAEAVAWAARSLPARPPAPVLAGLLLKAEDGQLSLSSFDYEVSARVGVEAEVEEEGTVLVSGRLLADICRALPNRPVEISTDGVRATVVCGSSRFTLHTLPVEEYPSLPQMPTATGTVPGEVFASAAAQVAIAAGRDDTLPVLTGVRIEIEGDTVTLASTDRYRFAVREFLWKPENPEASAVALVPAKTLLDTAKALTSGDSVTLALSGSGAGEGLIGFEGAGRRTTTRLLEGDLPKYRTLFPTEFNSVAVIETAPFVEAVKRVALVAERNTPVRLSFEQGVLILEAGSSDDAQAVERVDAQLDGDDISIAFNPTFLLDGLSAIDSPVAQLSFTTSTKPALLSGKPALDAEADEAYKYLIMPVRLSG from the coding sequence GTGAAGATCCGGGTGGAACGCGACGTACTCGCGGAGGCCGTGGCCTGGGCGGCGCGCAGCCTCCCGGCCCGTCCGCCGGCGCCTGTCCTCGCCGGCCTCCTCCTGAAGGCCGAGGACGGTCAGCTGAGCCTGTCCAGCTTCGACTACGAGGTCTCCGCCCGGGTGGGCGTGGAGGCCGAGGTCGAGGAGGAGGGCACCGTGCTGGTGTCCGGCCGCCTCCTCGCGGACATCTGCCGCGCGCTCCCCAACCGGCCGGTGGAGATCTCCACAGACGGTGTGCGGGCGACCGTGGTCTGCGGCTCCTCGCGCTTCACCCTCCACACCCTGCCGGTGGAGGAGTACCCGTCGCTGCCGCAGATGCCCACAGCCACCGGCACCGTCCCCGGTGAGGTCTTCGCCTCCGCCGCCGCCCAGGTCGCCATCGCGGCCGGCCGCGACGACACGCTGCCCGTCCTCACCGGTGTGCGCATCGAGATCGAGGGCGACACCGTCACGCTGGCCTCCACCGACCGGTACCGCTTCGCGGTCCGTGAGTTCCTGTGGAAGCCGGAGAACCCCGAGGCGTCCGCGGTCGCCCTGGTGCCCGCCAAGACGCTCCTGGACACCGCCAAGGCGCTCACGAGCGGCGACAGCGTCACCCTGGCGCTCTCCGGCTCCGGTGCGGGCGAGGGCCTCATCGGTTTCGAGGGCGCGGGCCGCCGGACGACGACCCGGCTGCTGGAGGGCGACCTCCCGAAGTACCGCACGCTGTTCCCGACGGAGTTCAACTCGGTCGCCGTGATCGAGACGGCGCCCTTCGTCGAGGCCGTCAAGCGCGTGGCCCTGGTCGCCGAGCGGAACACGCCGGTGCGGCTGAGCTTCGAGCAGGGCGTGCTCATCCTGGAGGCCGGTTCCAGCGACGACGCACAGGCTGTGGAAAGGGTCGACGCCCAGCTGGACGGCGACGACATCTCGATCGCCTTCAACCCGACCTTCCTGCTGGACGGCCTGAGCGCGATCGACTCCCCGGTGGCGCAGCTGTCGTTCACGACGTCCACCAAGCCCGCGCTGCTCAGCGGCAAGCCGGCCCTGGACGCCGAGGCGGACGAGGCCTACAAGTACCTGATCATGCCGGTGCGCCTGAGCGGCTGA
- the recF gene encoding DNA replication/repair protein RecF (All proteins in this family for which functions are known are DNA-binding proteins that assist the filamentation of RecA onto DNA for the initiation of recombination or recombinational repair.), protein MHVTHLSLADFRSYARVEVPLDPGVTAFVGPNGQGKTNLVEAVGYLATLGSHRVSSDAPLVRMGADRAIVRAQVRQGERTQLVELELNPGKANRARINRSSQVRPRDVLGIVRTVLFAPEDLALVKGDPGERRRFLDELITARSPRMAGVRSDYERVLKQRNTLLKSAALARRHGGRSMDLSTLDVWDQHLARAGAELLAQRLDLIAAIQPLADKAYEQLAPGGGPVALDYKPSAPGEAHTREDLYEQLMAALAEARKQEIERGVTLVGPHRDDLLLKLGQLPAKGYASHGESWSYALALRLASYDLLRAEGNEPVLVLDDVFAELDSRRRERLAELVAPGEQVLVTAAVDDDVPHVLAGARYAVSEGTVERV, encoded by the coding sequence ATGCACGTCACGCATCTTTCGCTGGCCGACTTCCGCTCGTACGCCCGGGTCGAGGTCCCGCTCGACCCGGGCGTCACCGCGTTCGTCGGCCCCAACGGGCAGGGCAAGACGAACCTCGTCGAGGCCGTCGGCTACCTCGCCACCCTCGGCAGCCACCGCGTCTCCTCCGACGCCCCGCTGGTGCGCATGGGCGCCGACCGCGCCATCGTCCGCGCCCAGGTGCGGCAGGGCGAGCGCACCCAGCTGGTCGAGCTGGAGCTGAACCCGGGTAAGGCCAACCGGGCCCGTATCAATAGATCGTCGCAGGTCAGACCGCGTGACGTACTCGGCATCGTGCGGACCGTCCTGTTCGCCCCGGAGGACCTCGCGCTGGTCAAGGGCGACCCCGGCGAGCGGCGCCGGTTCCTCGACGAGCTGATCACCGCCCGCTCCCCGCGGATGGCGGGCGTGCGCTCCGACTACGAGCGGGTGCTCAAGCAGCGCAACACGCTGCTGAAGTCCGCCGCGCTGGCCCGCAGGCACGGCGGCCGGTCCATGGATCTGTCCACCCTGGACGTCTGGGACCAGCACCTCGCGCGCGCCGGCGCGGAACTGCTCGCCCAGCGCCTCGACCTGATCGCGGCGATCCAGCCGCTGGCCGACAAGGCGTACGAGCAGCTGGCCCCCGGCGGCGGCCCGGTCGCCCTGGACTACAAGCCGTCCGCCCCCGGTGAGGCACACACCCGCGAAGACTTGTACGAGCAGCTGATGGCGGCGCTCGCCGAGGCCCGCAAGCAGGAGATCGAACGCGGTGTCACCCTGGTCGGGCCGCACCGCGACGACCTGCTGCTCAAGCTGGGTCAGCTGCCCGCCAAGGGGTACGCCTCGCACGGCGAGTCCTGGTCGTACGCGCTGGCACTGCGCCTGGCCTCCTACGACCTGCTGCGCGCCGAGGGCAACGAGCCGGTGCTGGTCCTCGACGACGTCTTCGCCGAGCTGGACAGCCGCCGCCGGGAGCGCCTGGCCGAGCTCGTCGCGCCCGGCGAGCAGGTCCTCGTGACCGCCGCGGTCGACG
- the gnd gene encoding phosphogluconate dehydrogenase (NAD(+)-dependent, decarboxylating) has translation MELGLVGLGKMGGNMRERIRRAGHTVVGYDRNADLADVHSLEELVGKLPGPRVVWVMVPAGAPTQSTIDELAELLEPGDVVVDGGNSRWTDDERHAEQLAAKGIGFVDCGVSGGVWGLENGYALMYGGSEEDVAKVQPVFDALKPEGDFGSVHAGKVGAGHFAKMVHNGIEYAMMQAYAEGWELLEKVDSVTDVREVFRSWQEGTVIRSWLLDLAVNALDEDEHLDGLRGYAQDSGEGRWTVEAAIDHAVPLPAITASLFARFASRQDDSPQMKMIAALRNQFGGHAVEKK, from the coding sequence ATGGAGCTCGGTCTCGTCGGCCTCGGCAAGATGGGCGGCAACATGCGCGAACGGATCCGTCGCGCGGGCCACACCGTCGTCGGATACGACCGCAACGCTGACCTCGCGGACGTCCACAGCCTGGAAGAGCTCGTGGGCAAGCTCCCCGGCCCGCGCGTGGTCTGGGTGATGGTCCCGGCGGGTGCGCCGACCCAGTCGACCATCGACGAGCTGGCCGAGCTGCTGGAGCCCGGCGACGTCGTCGTGGACGGCGGCAACTCCCGCTGGACGGACGACGAGAGGCACGCCGAGCAGCTGGCGGCCAAGGGCATAGGTTTCGTCGACTGTGGTGTCTCCGGCGGCGTCTGGGGCCTGGAGAACGGCTACGCGCTGATGTACGGCGGCTCCGAGGAGGACGTCGCCAAGGTGCAGCCGGTCTTCGACGCCCTCAAGCCCGAGGGCGACTTCGGCTCGGTGCACGCCGGCAAGGTCGGCGCGGGCCACTTCGCGAAGATGGTCCACAACGGCATCGAGTACGCCATGATGCAGGCCTACGCCGAGGGCTGGGAGCTGCTGGAGAAGGTCGACTCCGTGACCGACGTCCGGGAGGTCTTCCGCTCCTGGCAGGAGGGCACGGTCATCCGCTCCTGGCTGCTGGACCTCGCGGTGAACGCCCTCGACGAGGACGAGCACCTGGACGGGCTCCGGGGTTATGCACAGGACTCCGGCGAGGGACGCTGGACTGTGGAAGCCGCGATCGACCACGCGGTCCCGCTGCCCGCGATCACGGCCTCGCTGTTCGCGCGCTTCGCCTCGCGGCAGGACGACTCGCCGCAGATGAAGATGATCGCGGCCCTGCGGAACCAGTTCGGCGGGCACGCGGTGGAGAAGAAGTGA